A single region of the Deltaproteobacteria bacterium genome encodes:
- the mtgA gene encoding monofunctional biosynthetic peptidoglycan transglycosylase, whose amino-acid sequence MKLQQIVRSQIVRRIFLPSLVTLGIIWLLFLHSSLTLPEIDLLKIENPTMTAFMQRYDGKAPLQYRFVPYPEISSYLKRAVVIAEDSSFFEHSGFDWKAIQKAAEKNWEEKEFVRGGSTITQQLAKNLYLSPSKNPFRKLKEIIITLELERKLSKQRILELYLNVVEWGEGIYGAEAAAQYYFNTKASNLSPYQACWLAAILPKPRYFQTHHNGPFIQRKTAMILGRMGI is encoded by the coding sequence ATGAAATTGCAACAGATCGTTCGATCGCAGATCGTTCGGCGGATTTTTTTGCCGAGTCTCGTCACGTTGGGAATTATCTGGCTTCTTTTTTTACATTCTTCTCTAACGCTTCCGGAGATAGACCTTTTAAAAATTGAAAATCCCACAATGACTGCTTTTATGCAGAGGTACGATGGCAAAGCTCCGTTGCAATACCGGTTTGTCCCGTATCCCGAAATTTCTTCCTATTTGAAGAGGGCCGTTGTGATTGCCGAAGATTCCAGTTTTTTTGAACATTCCGGTTTTGATTGGAAAGCAATCCAGAAAGCCGCCGAAAAAAATTGGGAAGAAAAGGAATTTGTGCGCGGAGGAAGTACCATCACCCAGCAACTCGCCAAAAATCTCTATCTAAGTCCTTCCAAAAATCCCTTTCGAAAATTGAAAGAGATCATCATCACACTTGAATTGGAGAGGAAACTTTCGAAACAAAGAATTTTGGAACTCTATCTTAATGTGGTGGAATGGGGAGAAGGAATTTACGGAGCCGAAGCCGCCGCGCAATATTATTTTAATACGAAAGCCTCAAATCTTTCCCCTTATCAAGCGTGCTGGCTCGCGGCCATTCTGCCCAAACCACGCTATTTTCAAACACACCACAACGGTCCCTTTATTCAGCGCAAAACGGCGATGATTCTTGGAAGAATGGGGATATAA